Proteins from a single region of Candidatus Hydrogenedentota bacterium:
- a CDS encoding NADH-quinone oxidoreductase subunit N encodes MNPMTWRELAGHGNAVLPHIVVAATICAVVVADLLVPLRSSRRVCGGIALGGTMLAFLLLVARFAPSASTGATFRGMFVHDQAGTVFNAILLMGTAGVILFSLRSRELESFRHGEYFSLILGGLMGAMFLVASDHFVLFIIGMETLSIGSYVLAGSDKHNRLSAEASLKYLVYGAVASGVMLFGISYWYGLTGTLSLGAGGAELVRMAAAGLVNPLGILLVLALILAGVGFKCAMVPFHFWCPDVYQGAPTPVTAFLAVVSKTAGFGALLRIMLPFFTAGGTGGMGADILPILFGILAVVTMTFGNLAAIRQTDVKRLLAYSSIAHAGYLLLGLTVYRADAIEAILFYLFVYLFMNLGAFWVAMAVINRAGRSDIGAFRGMASRSPVLATTMFIFLIALTGLPPTAGFVGKFMIFKVVIAAGLGHMPATGLLTPMALFYFTIAVIGVLNSAVSLYYYMTIMRAMAFEAPEENAVEENAWDRVYALGLAVPTVVLLHFSPVLAIIRLAAGG; translated from the coding sequence ATGAATCCCATGACTTGGCGTGAACTGGCGGGACACGGCAATGCCGTCCTGCCGCACATCGTGGTCGCGGCGACGATCTGCGCGGTCGTCGTGGCCGATCTACTCGTGCCGTTGCGTTCCAGCCGGCGCGTTTGCGGCGGCATAGCACTGGGCGGCACGATGCTCGCCTTTCTATTGCTCGTCGCCCGTTTTGCGCCATCCGCCTCCACCGGCGCAACCTTCCGCGGCATGTTCGTGCACGATCAAGCGGGCACGGTCTTCAACGCGATTCTGTTGATGGGCACGGCGGGCGTCATCCTGTTCTCACTGCGCAGCCGCGAACTCGAATCCTTCCGGCACGGCGAGTATTTTTCGTTGATCCTCGGTGGTCTGATGGGCGCGATGTTTCTCGTCGCATCGGATCACTTTGTCCTGTTCATAATCGGCATGGAAACGCTTTCGATTGGATCCTATGTGCTGGCCGGTTCCGATAAACACAACCGGCTGTCCGCCGAGGCAAGCCTCAAGTACCTCGTGTACGGCGCGGTCGCGTCCGGCGTGATGCTTTTCGGAATCAGTTACTGGTACGGATTGACCGGTACCTTGTCGCTCGGCGCGGGGGGGGCCGAGCTGGTCCGCATGGCCGCCGCCGGCCTCGTAAACCCGCTCGGCATCCTGCTGGTGCTCGCGCTGATTCTGGCGGGCGTAGGCTTCAAGTGCGCCATGGTCCCGTTCCATTTCTGGTGTCCGGATGTCTACCAGGGCGCCCCCACGCCCGTTACGGCCTTCCTCGCCGTCGTGTCGAAAACGGCCGGTTTCGGGGCGTTGTTGCGCATAATGCTGCCCTTTTTCACCGCCGGCGGCACGGGCGGCATGGGCGCGGACATCCTGCCCATCCTGTTCGGCATTCTCGCCGTAGTGACGATGACCTTCGGCAATCTGGCCGCCATCCGCCAGACCGACGTCAAGCGACTGCTCGCGTATTCCTCGATTGCGCACGCCGGCTACCTGTTGCTGGGCCTGACCGTCTACCGGGCTGACGCCATCGAGGCCATCCTGTTTTACCTGTTTGTTTACCTGTTCATGAACCTCGGCGCGTTCTGGGTCGCGATGGCCGTTATCAATCGCGCGGGACGTTCCGACATCGGCGCGTTTCGCGGCATGGCGTCGCGGTCGCCCGTGCTCGCAACCACGATGTTCATCTTCCTGATTGCGTTGACCGGACTGCCGCCCACCGCCGGATTTGTCGGCAAGTTCATGATCTTCAAGGTGGTTATTGCGGCCGGTCTCGGCCATATGCCGGCAACCGGTCTCCTCACCCCGATGGCCCTGTTCTACTTCACCATCGCCGTCATCGGCGTGCTCAACAGCGCCGTGTCGCTTTATTACTACATGACCATCATGCGCGCGATGGCCTTTGAAGCGCCGGAAGAAAACGCCGTCGAAGAGAACGCATGGGACCGCGTCTATGCCCTTGGTCTCGCCGTGCCAACCGTCGTCCTGCTGCATTTTTCGCCCGTGCTGGCGATCATCCGCCTTGCGGCGGGTGGATAA
- a CDS encoding DedA family protein, with amino-acid sequence MELIQTAISVFLHLDKHLATIIENYGAFTYLILFVIIFCETGLVVTPFLPGDSLLFAAGVFASLGSLNVVGLLFLLTAAAIIGDTVNYWVGHFVGPRLVRGEKIRFINQKHLDRTHEFFERYGAETIIIARFVPIVRTFAPFVAGVGSMTYGKFLTYNVVGALLWVFLLTLGGYFFANAPVVKDHFSLVIIAIIIISLLPAVYEFLRQYRAAQKEK; translated from the coding sequence ATAGAGTTGATTCAAACGGCGATAAGCGTTTTTCTGCATCTCGACAAGCATCTCGCCACAATCATCGAAAATTACGGCGCATTCACCTACTTGATCCTCTTCGTCATCATTTTCTGCGAGACCGGGCTGGTGGTGACGCCATTCCTGCCCGGCGATTCGCTGTTGTTCGCGGCGGGCGTTTTTGCTTCCCTGGGATCGCTCAATGTCGTGGGCCTGTTGTTCTTGCTGACGGCCGCCGCCATCATCGGCGACACGGTCAATTACTGGGTTGGCCATTTTGTGGGGCCGCGCCTGGTGCGTGGCGAGAAAATCCGGTTCATCAACCAGAAACATCTCGACCGCACGCATGAGTTCTTCGAACGGTACGGCGCCGAGACGATTATCATCGCGCGCTTCGTGCCCATCGTGCGGACGTTCGCGCCGTTCGTCGCGGGCGTGGGCAGCATGACCTATGGCAAGTTTCTCACATACAACGTCGTTGGCGCGTTGCTTTGGGTTTTTCTGTTGACGCTCGGCGGCTATTTCTTCGCCAATGCGCCCGTCGTGAAAGACCATTTTTCACTGGTTATCATCGCCATCATCATCATTTCGTTGTTGCCGGCCGTGTATGAATTTCTCCGGCAATACCGGGCAGCCCAAAAGGAAAAGTGA
- a CDS encoding NADH-quinone oxidoreductase subunit M yields MDKSLLTLITFLPLAGAVVMLLAPNGRPGLIRAIAAATTGIVFLLTLYLWWIFDAAAIKTGGALAAYDARTLIEIPWITAYNIYYRLGVDGLSVMLIVLTGLLSFLATFSAFSVVKQVKAFYVLYMLLVTGMMGVFMALDFFLFYVFWEVMLLPMYFLIGIWGGPRKEYAAIKFFIYTLLGSVLILLVMLAYYFKMSSMGQAQYAFNIPELVARQPFHVAGGPTLFQYLLFWGLFIGFAIKVPIFPFHTWLPDAHVEAPTAISVILAGVLLKMGGYGFLRLNWPLLPDVASMPGVMWFLAVLGVVNIIYGALCALGQSDFKRLVAYSSVSHMGYVLLGIAILKTEAVNGAIFQMFAHGLSSAMMFMLVGVIYDRAHHRDIARLGGLGTHMPVYFALAVVGFFASLGLPSLVGFIGEVMVLLGTFRYSPWLAACSTVGLLLTAGYILWTMQRVYLGKAKPEYEGYPDCNRWEFIAIAPLGVLCIVFGILPMLVLNVYASSTDVFMRLFVAL; encoded by the coding sequence GTATCGTGTTCCTGCTGACGCTGTACCTTTGGTGGATCTTCGACGCCGCCGCCATCAAGACCGGCGGCGCGCTTGCCGCGTATGACGCCCGCACCCTGATCGAAATCCCCTGGATCACGGCGTACAACATCTACTACCGCCTCGGGGTGGACGGCTTGTCGGTCATGCTCATCGTGCTGACCGGCCTGCTGTCGTTCCTTGCAACCTTCAGCGCGTTTTCGGTCGTGAAGCAGGTCAAGGCATTCTACGTTCTTTACATGTTGCTGGTCACGGGCATGATGGGCGTGTTCATGGCGCTCGACTTCTTCCTCTTCTACGTTTTTTGGGAGGTCATGCTGCTGCCGATGTATTTCCTCATCGGCATTTGGGGCGGTCCGCGCAAGGAATACGCCGCCATCAAGTTCTTCATCTACACCCTGCTCGGCTCGGTGCTGATCCTGCTCGTCATGCTCGCCTACTATTTCAAGATGTCCTCGATGGGCCAAGCCCAGTACGCCTTCAATATCCCTGAACTCGTCGCGCGCCAGCCGTTCCACGTGGCCGGCGGGCCGACGCTCTTCCAGTACCTTTTGTTCTGGGGATTGTTCATCGGATTCGCGATCAAGGTTCCGATTTTCCCGTTCCATACCTGGTTGCCCGACGCGCATGTGGAGGCGCCGACAGCCATCTCCGTCATTCTGGCCGGCGTCCTGCTGAAAATGGGCGGGTACGGCTTCCTGCGGTTGAACTGGCCGCTGCTGCCCGATGTGGCCAGTATGCCCGGCGTGATGTGGTTCCTCGCCGTGCTGGGCGTGGTCAATATCATTTACGGCGCGTTGTGCGCGCTTGGCCAGAGCGACTTCAAGCGACTCGTCGCCTATTCATCCGTCAGCCACATGGGCTACGTCCTGCTCGGCATCGCCATTCTCAAAACCGAGGCGGTCAACGGCGCGATCTTCCAGATGTTCGCCCACGGCCTGTCCTCGGCAATGATGTTCATGCTCGTCGGCGTGATCTACGATCGCGCCCATCATCGCGACATTGCGCGGCTCGGCGGCCTCGGCACGCACATGCCGGTGTATTTCGCGCTGGCCGTGGTGGGGTTCTTCGCGTCGCTCGGCCTGCCCTCGCTGGTGGGCTTTATCGGCGAGGTCATGGTCTTGCTCGGCACGTTCCGGTATAGTCCATGGCTGGCGGCCTGTTCGACCGTCGGTTTGCTGCTGACCGCGGGCTATATCCTGTGGACCATGCAGCGTGTCTATCTCGGCAAAGCCAAGCCGGAATACGAGGGGTATCCCGATTGCAACCGGTGGGAATTCATCGCCATCGCGCCCTTGGGCGTTTTGTGCATTGTGTTCGGCATCCTGCCGATGCTTGTGTTGAATGTATACGCCTCCTCGACGGATGTGTTCATGCGGTTGTTCGTGGCGTTGTAA